In Tenacibaculum sp. 190524A02b, the genomic stretch ATAAAGTACCAGGACCACTATAGGTACAAAGCATTCGTAAATCGTTAACATCTGTATGGAATTTTCTACACATGTTAGTATTTATAGTTTCTATTAGCAATTGAAAACTATTAGTACCAGTGACTTTACTAAAAAGGATTAAACTATTTTTAATATCCTTATATGTTAAGTAGAATTTATTAGGGGTAATTATTTTTGCTACCTCATTCAAAATGTTGCTAATACTTCCAGATCCTATTACACTAATATCTTGTTTCAATAAGTTATTGATTTCTTCTTGTAAGGAATCGATGTTCCTATTGTAAATAGCTACATTTATATCCTTTTGATGAATTTTTTTTAATATATCAGGAGTTGTTCCTGTTATCCAGTTTTTAATTACTGTTGTGGGTTTCATGCTTAAGTGTTTAAACACTATTGTCTTAGTGTTTTGGATTTGAATTAATGCGATTAAGTTGCAAAAATAATTGATTATTTCTATACTTTTACAAAATCAC encodes the following:
- a CDS encoding DUF1826 domain-containing protein, with amino-acid sequence MKPTTVIKNWITGTTPDILKKIHQKDINVAIYNRNIDSLQEEINNLLKQDISVIGSGSISNILNEVAKIITPNKFYLTYKDIKNSLILFSKVTGTNSFQLLIETINTNMCRKFHTDVNDLRMLCTYSGPGTLWLTEDNINRKALDTYKANESIVINENNIQQAQTGAVIILKGSVYKEKTKAAVHRSPTIEENGEKRILLRIDTTNFLKTC